The Pyxicephalus adspersus chromosome 1, UCB_Pads_2.0, whole genome shotgun sequence sequence TTACTTTATCATAGATAAATGGAATACAGCAGTTAGAAAGTGACACTTTTATTGGGACAGTGGTAAATCCAAAACCTTACTTGCAGATACCCAGGAGAttaaatatacagcactgcgtaatatgttgtaatatgtaataaagcTGGTGGGTATCCTACCTAGTTTCTTATTGCAGTGTAATATGGGTTTATGGCGTGGCTACACTCCCCTTCCCcctttatatattaatgtaaatgttGTGTTTGAGTGATTTGTGAttaatgttataattatttttacttttactgttgtCAGTACAGTCCTCACTAAAAATGATTGCTTTTGCATATAGGTACGCCAGCCTTTATTTCTGCTGGGCCATTGAAGACCAGGATAATGAGTTGATCACTTTAGAAATAATTCACCGTTACGTGGAGCTTTTGGACAAGTATTTTGGCAGTGTAAGTCCTGATATAATGTACTCTGCGTGTGAAATGACTTTACCGTTAAAACTTCAAAGTAAATCATGTCATTAAGCCAGGTGCTTTCCAGTTTCTCCTTAACTACTGGTTGGTTTCCTGTTTTGTGGCAGAATGTTTTTCACTCTTACCTTAatgatttcatgtttttgttttgtgctgcTTAACCCAAAGTATAGATATGTATTATGGTATATGGCCCAATCACAAATCAAAAAGAAGCAAATTGATAAGAATTAGTTTAGTACATGTTGTCCTagctacaaatattattattattaaaaataatatacaggatttaaataaagccaacattttacactgcactgtacattaaatgacaggttgcaaatgacagatacatacacagtgacacagaaggaggagaggaccctttccagaagagcttataatctaggaggtgggagaagtaaaaCACTatggaagggggatatggaatagtgggagagaagtgagggttttaggagacagaagaagatgggtaggcaattttgaaaagatgggttttgagggctcttttaaagaagcagaaagtaggagcaacccgattaggacaaggaagaccattccagagtgtaGAGGCAGCTCTAGGGAAGTTTTGGAGCTTTGAATtggatgaggttatgagtgaggaagtctattacattgaaatgtgaaaatgaaactCAACATTCCTCATATTAAGTTTTTATCCAGAAATTCAGCAAAAGATTAACATGTTTTTAGAAATATGCACACTCTTTCTATCGATTATTTaacaattgtattaaaaatataatttgattgAAACCACTAGATTGCTAGCCTCAAAGCTGTTTCAAGAATAAAAGCTTGTAGCAGCAGTTTAGCGTGGAACGATTCTAGAAGAAATGTTATCACTTATTCTGATGTACTGATTTCTGTTTGAATATTTGCTCTGCGTGCAATTGAAGACACGCTCATCTTCTCTGCCTTCCAGGTGTGTGAGCTTGATATCATCTTTAATTTTGAGAAAGCCTATTTTATCCTGGATGAATTTCTTTTGGGAGGAGAGGTACAGGAGAcatcaaagaaaaatgttctaaaagCCATCGAGCAGGCCGACCTGCTACAGGAGGTAAGAAGAATGGCTTTTCCTATCGCATGCATGTCTTGCCACCATGTCTTTGCTTCATGCTACTAACCAATGATGATGGCATGTCCACCCTGGTCAGCAACCACACTTAAAGCCTGACAAACCTGCGCTTGTTACTGCAGATCACTGAGATGTTGCCAAATACCACACACAGGccctttgttctattttttttttgtatttaaatgttttctgcagaCCCGCATTGAATAATATGCCTTATAGAAACATTTATGTTATCCTCTACCAGATTCTCTCTTTGGATTGGCAGATGGATAAAATATTGATTCTGTCTGTTAGCCTCATTAAACCATGAGGCGGCGATCTGATTTTGATTTACTCCCTTCTGCATTTTGCCTGCAATGATACACTGTCATTGAAATTCTGGGAAATGTGGTCGTTCAGTGAGATTTTGGTTTGACATGCCTTCATTGGCCGAGTCTGTGTAGCGCATGCTGCTCTTGCATAAATCCATAGTTTATTTTGTGTCATACTCTGCTATAATTCACGTAGCCCCCTATTTATCAGTATGACAACTTTTGCaatactttgtgttt is a genomic window containing:
- the AP1S2 gene encoding AP-1 complex subunit sigma-2 isoform X2; translation: MQFMLLFSRQGKLRLQKWYVPLSDKEKKKITRELVQTVLARKPKMCSFLEWRDLKIVYKRYASLYFCWAIEDQDNELITLEIIHRYVELLDKYFGSVCELDIIFNFEKAYFILDEFLLGGEVQETSKKNVLKAIEQADLLQEEAETPRSVLEEIGLT
- the AP1S2 gene encoding AP-1 complex subunit sigma-2 isoform X1 encodes the protein MPLGRQMQFMLLFSRQGKLRLQKWYVPLSDKEKKKITRELVQTVLARKPKMCSFLEWRDLKIVYKRYASLYFCWAIEDQDNELITLEIIHRYVELLDKYFGSVCELDIIFNFEKAYFILDEFLLGGEVQETSKKNVLKAIEQADLLQEEAETPRSVLEEIGLT